The following proteins are co-located in the Haloarcula marismortui ATCC 43049 genome:
- a CDS encoding YqjF family protein: protein MDLLTMTWRDVGFMHWPVEPDSVQTTLPDGLDVDTYDGQAWLSVVPFQMADIRPRGSPIGRSFGELNLRTYVVADGTPGVYFYNLDADDRLSVTLARQLFQLSYYQASMQVRTDGDSVEFRSRRTSSRAPPADFHATYEPTEPPSTPEPGSVESFLVERYRFYAASDDGTVYYADIDHEPWPLQRGQADIRTNGLFAASGFDRPDGDPLVHYCAEIPVTAGRLHRLDGVAQYTD, encoded by the coding sequence ATGGACCTGCTGACGATGACGTGGCGGGACGTGGGGTTCATGCACTGGCCAGTCGAGCCTGACAGTGTCCAGACGACACTGCCGGACGGGCTCGATGTCGACACGTACGACGGGCAGGCATGGCTCAGTGTGGTCCCGTTCCAGATGGCGGACATCAGACCGCGCGGCAGTCCAATCGGGCGGTCCTTCGGCGAGCTAAACCTCCGGACCTACGTGGTCGCCGACGGGACGCCAGGGGTGTACTTCTACAACCTCGACGCCGACGACCGGCTCAGCGTGACGCTGGCCCGACAGCTGTTCCAGCTGTCCTATTATCAGGCGTCGATGCAGGTCCGGACCGACGGCGACAGCGTCGAGTTCCGGAGCCGGCGGACCAGTTCGCGGGCCCCACCGGCGGATTTCCACGCCACCTACGAGCCGACTGAGCCGCCGTCGACACCCGAACCGGGCTCGGTGGAGTCGTTCCTGGTGGAGCGGTACCGCTTCTATGCCGCGAGCGACGACGGGACGGTGTACTACGCCGACATCGACCACGAGCCGTGGCCGCTTCAGCGCGGGCAGGCAGATATTCGGACGAACGGCCTGTTCGCCGCGTCGGGGTTCGACAGGCCCGACGGCGACCCGCTCGTTCACTACTGCGCCGAGATACCGGTGACTGCGGGGCGGCTCCACCGGCTCGACGGGGTCGCCCAGTACACTGATTAG
- a CDS encoding MTH865 family protein yields the protein MVDREDLRSQFVEAFEEADYPISSPMDLVPALPGGPSTKFESGDFSMTAMELNTKLNGEFPYESVDDFVDDVMASLEDQDLI from the coding sequence ATGGTTGACAGAGAAGACCTCCGCTCACAGTTCGTTGAGGCGTTCGAGGAAGCAGACTACCCGATATCCAGTCCGATGGACCTCGTCCCGGCACTTCCGGGCGGTCCGTCGACGAAGTTCGAGTCCGGCGATTTCTCGATGACAGCGATGGAACTGAACACGAAGCTCAACGGGGAGTTCCCGTACGAGAGTGTCGACGACTTCGTCGACGACGTCATGGCTTCGCTCGAAGACCAGGACCTCATCTGA
- a CDS encoding metal ABC transporter permease: MTLAFAAGGVYEAFLPILEVWYWLLALLYQLTGLDLINPEYTFMYRAILVGLCVGVIAPLIGTFLVHRQLALIGDALAHTAFAGVAVGLFLNAVLELSVSPYLTAVVVAVIAALLIELISEATDAYNDVSMAIVLSTGFALGTVLISLNAGGLAVGINQYLFGNLSTVSAENAVIMLGLFSVIVGTVALTRNQLLYVTFDETAAAVAGLPVAWYNRIMVMLTALVVVGAMQIMGVILVAAMLVVPVAGATQVSRSFSESLLVSIVLAELAVLLGIGISYYAGATAGGVIVLVAVGIYVLSVFAGKVRQTGAPDETRELDTISQD; encoded by the coding sequence ATGACGCTTGCGTTCGCTGCTGGCGGCGTCTACGAGGCGTTCCTCCCGATTCTCGAAGTGTGGTACTGGCTTCTGGCACTACTCTACCAGCTGACCGGACTGGACCTCATCAATCCAGAGTACACGTTCATGTACCGGGCGATACTGGTTGGGCTGTGTGTCGGCGTCATCGCACCGTTAATCGGGACTTTTCTCGTCCACCGCCAGCTCGCCCTCATCGGGGACGCACTCGCCCACACAGCCTTCGCTGGCGTCGCTGTCGGGCTGTTTCTCAACGCCGTCCTCGAACTGAGTGTTTCGCCGTATCTCACCGCCGTCGTCGTGGCTGTCATCGCGGCGTTGCTTATCGAACTCATCTCCGAGGCGACCGACGCCTACAACGACGTGTCGATGGCGATTGTCCTCTCGACGGGGTTCGCGCTGGGGACGGTCCTCATCAGTCTCAACGCTGGCGGTCTGGCCGTCGGTATCAATCAGTACCTCTTTGGCAACCTCTCGACGGTGTCCGCCGAGAATGCGGTCATCATGCTCGGGCTGTTCAGCGTCATCGTTGGGACGGTCGCGCTCACCCGCAATCAGTTGCTGTACGTCACGTTCGACGAGACCGCCGCCGCCGTCGCCGGGCTCCCGGTCGCCTGGTACAACCGGATTATGGTGATGCTGACGGCGCTCGTCGTCGTCGGCGCGATGCAGATCATGGGCGTCATCCTCGTCGCGGCCATGCTGGTCGTCCCGGTCGCCGGCGCGACACAGGTGTCCCGGAGCTTCTCGGAATCACTGCTGGTCTCGATTGTACTGGCTGAACTGGCCGTCCTGCTCGGTATCGGTATCTCGTACTACGCCGGTGCGACAGCCGGCGGCGTCATCGTTCTCGTCGCAGTGGGAATCTACGTCCTCTCGGTCTTTGCCGGGAAAGTCCGACAGACAGGCGCGCCGGATGAAACGCGAGAACTCGACACTATCAGCCAGGACTGA
- a CDS encoding macro domain-containing protein: MEFEVIQGDIAAQSADALVNAANTSLRMGSGVAGALKRAAGSGLNDEAVAKGPVDLGGVATTDAYDLDAEYVIHAAAMPPGGQSTAESIRNATRNALAEADALNCESVVFPAIGCGIAGFDFEEGIRIICAVIEEYQPESLTDVRLIAYSDDDFEGMQRVAAGVRN; this comes from the coding sequence ATGGAGTTCGAGGTAATCCAGGGCGACATCGCTGCACAGTCGGCGGACGCACTGGTCAACGCGGCGAACACGAGTCTGCGGATGGGCTCCGGCGTCGCGGGGGCGCTCAAGCGTGCGGCCGGGTCGGGCCTGAACGACGAGGCCGTCGCGAAAGGCCCGGTCGACCTCGGCGGTGTCGCCACGACCGACGCCTACGACCTCGACGCCGAGTACGTTATCCACGCCGCCGCGATGCCACCGGGTGGTCAGTCAACCGCTGAAAGCATCCGCAACGCAACCCGAAACGCACTGGCTGAAGCAGACGCGCTAAACTGTGAATCAGTCGTTTTCCCGGCCATCGGCTGTGGCATCGCTGGGTTCGATTTCGAGGAGGGTATCAGAATCATCTGTGCTGTCATCGAGGAGTATCAGCCCGAATCCTTGACAGACGTGCGACTCATCGCCTACTCCGACGACGACTTCGAAGGGATGCAACGCGTCGCGGCTG
- a CDS encoding metal ABC transporter ATP-binding protein, with protein sequence MTMRSHHRDDADEATTESSENRPAVVELTDVSFGYTSTPVVEDISVSIDAGEYVAVVGPNGSGKSTLMQLLLGLLEPDSGTAELFGVDATAFDDGARVGYVAQRAGTSREMPITVREVVKMGRFPHVGFGRLSAADWRIVDRAIDTVGMSGFADRRITQLSGGQRQRAFIARALAGEADLLVLDEPTVGVDTESVDAFYGLLESLHAEGITVLLIEHDLQAVIEHAERVICLNREIYFDGPSAEFTDSAALARAFGTGAQSLTGGNR encoded by the coding sequence ATGACCATGCGCTCACACCATCGAGACGATGCCGACGAAGCGACGACCGAATCGAGCGAGAACAGGCCAGCTGTCGTCGAACTCACGGACGTGTCGTTCGGGTACACGTCTACGCCCGTCGTTGAAGACATCAGTGTCAGTATCGACGCCGGGGAGTACGTCGCCGTGGTCGGCCCGAACGGCTCCGGCAAGTCGACGCTCATGCAGTTGCTGCTCGGGCTTCTGGAACCGGATAGCGGAACTGCGGAGTTGTTTGGCGTCGACGCGACGGCGTTCGACGACGGGGCCAGAGTCGGCTACGTCGCACAGCGTGCCGGGACGAGCCGGGAAATGCCCATAACGGTCCGCGAAGTGGTCAAGATGGGCCGGTTCCCACACGTCGGGTTCGGGCGTCTCTCCGCGGCCGATTGGCGTATCGTCGACAGGGCCATCGATACCGTTGGGATGTCGGGGTTCGCCGACCGGCGAATCACCCAGCTCTCCGGCGGGCAGCGCCAGCGGGCGTTCATCGCCCGGGCGCTCGCAGGTGAGGCTGACCTGCTCGTTCTGGATGAACCGACCGTCGGCGTGGATACCGAATCGGTCGACGCCTTCTACGGACTGCTCGAATCGCTCCACGCCGAGGGCATCACCGTCCTGCTCATCGAACACGACCTGCAGGCCGTCATCGAACACGCGGAGCGCGTTATCTGCCTGAACCGCGAGATATACTTCGACGGGCCATCGGCAGAATTCACCGACAGTGCGGCGCTGGCCAGAGCGTTCGGGACGGGTGCGCAGTCGCTGACCGGAGGTAACCGATGA
- a CDS encoding response regulator — translation MTSETNIRTLVVDDSDFFAEMTADTLTQQHDIESVAANSAAEALERLEGGGFDCVVSDYEMPEMDGLELLEAIRETNPSIPFILLTGRGDEETASAAIAAGVADYLLKLEVVEDKQYGRLANRIENVVSQERTRKKFESLVSDSPDGIVHLTTNGTILSVNPSMAGRLGADPDTLVGQQLSAVMDSEAANQRLEAGKSAVENGTATRSEDAVGGRHYHNQYIPVDSHRKSDTFQLVSRDITERVERQRELERQNDRLEEFASVVSHDLRNPLNVAQGAVDLLGEPADSKEAELVAKIDRSLDRMGCIIEDVLTLARQGQTVSDPQETELSTLASTAWTWIEAEQASMSVASSTKLAADSGRAQDLLANLFRNAIEHNDGDVEIEIGLLESNDGFYIADNGEGVEGDAEDVFEMGYSSTKDGTGFGLAIVEQVAEAHGWEVSLTESDSGGARFEVSSVELHD, via the coding sequence ATGACATCTGAAACTAATATACGGACGCTTGTTGTTGACGATAGCGATTTTTTCGCAGAGATGACCGCTGATACGCTCACGCAACAACACGACATTGAGTCCGTCGCTGCAAACAGCGCTGCGGAAGCGCTGGAACGGCTCGAGGGGGGCGGGTTCGACTGCGTCGTCAGTGACTACGAAATGCCCGAAATGGACGGGCTGGAGCTCCTTGAGGCGATCAGAGAGACAAACCCGTCTATCCCATTCATTCTCCTGACCGGGCGAGGAGACGAGGAGACAGCGAGCGCGGCTATCGCGGCGGGCGTCGCCGACTACCTCCTGAAACTCGAAGTCGTCGAAGACAAACAGTACGGTCGGCTGGCAAACCGGATCGAGAACGTCGTCTCACAGGAGCGAACCCGCAAGAAGTTCGAATCGCTTGTGTCGGACTCACCAGACGGTATTGTCCACCTGACGACTAACGGAACCATCCTCTCAGTGAACCCTTCGATGGCAGGCAGGCTGGGTGCTGACCCCGATACGCTCGTCGGCCAGCAACTGAGTGCGGTGATGGACAGCGAGGCGGCCAACCAGCGTCTCGAAGCCGGGAAAAGCGCGGTCGAAAACGGGACTGCGACACGCTCCGAGGACGCTGTCGGAGGCCGACATTACCACAACCAGTATATCCCTGTCGACAGCCATCGCAAGTCAGATACCTTCCAGCTGGTCTCACGCGATATCACTGAACGTGTCGAGCGTCAGCGCGAACTGGAGCGCCAGAACGACCGACTCGAGGAGTTCGCCAGCGTCGTCAGCCACGACTTGCGGAACCCGCTGAATGTCGCTCAGGGCGCGGTCGACTTGCTCGGGGAGCCCGCCGATAGCAAGGAGGCCGAACTGGTCGCCAAGATCGACCGGTCGCTGGACCGGATGGGCTGTATCATCGAGGACGTACTCACACTGGCGCGGCAAGGCCAGACCGTCAGTGATCCGCAGGAGACGGAGCTATCGACGCTGGCGTCGACCGCGTGGACCTGGATCGAGGCCGAACAGGCATCCATGTCGGTCGCGTCGAGCACGAAACTCGCCGCCGACAGTGGGCGTGCGCAGGACCTGCTGGCGAACCTGTTCCGGAACGCCATCGAACACAACGACGGCGACGTCGAAATCGAGATCGGATTACTGGAGTCCAACGACGGCTTCTACATCGCAGACAACGGCGAAGGTGTCGAAGGCGACGCCGAGGACGTGTTCGAGATGGGCTATTCCTCGACGAAGGACGGAACCGGGTTCGGCCTGGCTATCGTCGAACAGGTCGCTGAGGCCCACGGCTGGGAAGTGTCACTGACCGAGAGCGACAGCGGCGGGGCGCGTTTTGAGGTGTCGAGCGTCGAACTACACGACTGA
- a CDS encoding winged helix-turn-helix transcriptional regulator: protein MPGLDDTDHEILRLLLEDARRPYSDIAERVDLSAPAVSDRVDRLVEMGLIQGFTVDVDRSLLQAGVPFLIEIDAKPGRAADIAESVSDADTIERVYRTAGGRVVLAATVPQADASELLAEHVDLGDVDRYEVRMIADSEWTAGLGAAEFAPDCAECGNTVDEEGEQRTLDGERYYFCCGSCAGRFVDQYKSLKDSA from the coding sequence ATGCCCGGACTCGACGACACGGACCACGAAATCCTCCGGTTGCTGCTCGAAGACGCCAGACGGCCCTACAGCGATATCGCCGAGCGAGTGGATCTCTCGGCCCCTGCGGTCTCCGACCGCGTCGACCGACTCGTCGAAATGGGACTGATACAGGGGTTTACTGTCGATGTCGACCGCTCGCTGTTACAGGCCGGCGTACCGTTCCTGATCGAGATAGATGCAAAGCCGGGTCGGGCCGCCGATATCGCCGAGTCGGTCAGCGACGCCGACACCATCGAGCGGGTCTATCGAACTGCCGGCGGCCGAGTCGTGCTCGCGGCGACCGTTCCTCAGGCCGACGCGAGCGAACTCCTCGCCGAACACGTCGACCTCGGCGACGTGGACCGCTATGAAGTGCGGATGATTGCGGACAGCGAATGGACCGCGGGGCTAGGTGCGGCGGAGTTCGCGCCCGACTGTGCGGAGTGTGGCAACACCGTCGATGAAGAAGGCGAGCAGCGCACACTCGACGGAGAGCGATACTACTTCTGCTGTGGGTCCTGTGCAGGGCGATTTGTCGACCAGTACAAGTCGCTGAAAGACAGTGCCTAA
- a CDS encoding DUF2071 domain-containing protein, with the protein MVALRPLQVTLDDVCFCHWPVSEAAVRAAVPDWLTVETADGDAWVSAVVATVDRVETFGIEVAGPSELLTVRTYVRGPTGQRGVCVLGLFGDDRRTATAVSELFRITVGDAVPRMLSTADRRRVLDAGNRRLFECRYTAGGDPVAIPPDSLASFLVDRQRYFTTGRFGTRLVGSVGHDPWRLDRVDATVTGSVLSLVDISARNSDPLVHHSPALRVSIAPPVPP; encoded by the coding sequence GTGGTCGCCCTCCGTCCGCTGCAGGTCACGTTAGACGACGTGTGCTTCTGTCACTGGCCGGTCTCCGAGGCAGCGGTACGAGCGGCAGTTCCCGACTGGCTTACCGTCGAGACGGCCGATGGCGACGCCTGGGTGTCGGCCGTCGTGGCGACTGTCGACCGCGTCGAGACGTTTGGTATCGAGGTCGCCGGGCCGTCTGAGTTGCTCACGGTTCGGACCTACGTCCGCGGCCCAACCGGTCAGCGCGGGGTTTGCGTGCTCGGGCTGTTCGGTGACGACAGGCGGACGGCGACAGCGGTCTCCGAACTGTTTCGTATCACAGTGGGAGATGCCGTCCCGCGGATGCTCTCAACGGCTGACCGTCGCCGGGTCCTTGATGCCGGCAACAGGCGGCTGTTCGAGTGCCGGTACACAGCCGGTGGTGACCCAGTGGCTATCCCGCCGGACTCGCTGGCCTCGTTCCTCGTCGACCGGCAGCGTTACTTCACAACGGGACGCTTTGGGACACGGCTCGTCGGCAGCGTCGGCCACGACCCGTGGCGACTCGACCGCGTTGACGCTACTGTGACCGGGTCTGTACTCTCACTAGTTGACATATCGGCCCGTAACTCGGACCCACTGGTTCATCACAGTCCTGCGCTTCGAGTGTCAATTGCCCCACCGGTACCGCCATAG
- a CDS encoding DJ-1/PfpI family protein: protein MGKDILMIAGDFVEDYEIMVPFQALQMVGHEVDAVCPDKAAEETVKTAIHDFRGDQTYMESRGHDFVLNATMADVNPSDYDALVVPGGRAPEYLRTYDEVLDAVQHFFEEDKPVAALCHGPQILAAADVLDGYEMTSYPACRAECEAAGCSWVDEVVTDGNLVTGQAWPDHPEWLAQFMTLLGDDVSHGEPIPADD, encoded by the coding sequence ATGGGCAAAGACATCCTCATGATCGCCGGTGACTTCGTCGAAGACTACGAAATAATGGTGCCGTTTCAGGCACTACAGATGGTTGGCCACGAGGTCGACGCGGTGTGTCCCGACAAAGCGGCCGAGGAGACAGTCAAGACAGCGATACACGATTTCCGCGGCGACCAGACCTACATGGAGTCCCGCGGCCACGACTTCGTCCTGAACGCGACGATGGCCGACGTAAATCCCAGTGACTACGACGCACTCGTCGTTCCCGGCGGGCGTGCCCCCGAATATCTCCGGACGTACGACGAGGTGCTGGATGCAGTACAGCACTTCTTCGAGGAGGACAAGCCGGTCGCAGCGCTGTGTCACGGTCCGCAGATTCTCGCCGCCGCCGACGTGCTCGACGGCTACGAGATGACGTCGTACCCGGCCTGTCGCGCCGAGTGTGAGGCCGCCGGGTGTTCGTGGGTCGACGAAGTGGTCACCGACGGCAACCTCGTCACCGGGCAGGCCTGGCCCGACCATCCCGAGTGGCTCGCACAGTTCATGACGCTCCTTGGCGACGACGTGTCCCACGGCGAGCCGATTCCCGCTGACGACTGA
- a CDS encoding HAD-IIA family hydrolase, producing MTVAGAIIDLDGTVYHGDTLLPGAASAIDVFRERGLGICFFSNNPIHDGSEYVERLRGLGVDAREGEACSSGVVTREYLNGSHAGDDVFVIGSDPLRSMVTGTEARLVEDPAETDVLLASWTDGFHYHDMVDALRAIDEETVFLGTDPDRTFPGEDGDPVPGSGAIINAVAGVIERDPDRILGKPSEIAVQAALERLDCAPTECVIIGDRLETDIAMGERNGMTTVLVRTGVSNERSLERSAVTPDYVIDSLGDIEEVLTSLDV from the coding sequence ATGACAGTTGCGGGGGCTATCATCGACCTGGACGGAACGGTGTACCACGGAGACACGCTGTTGCCGGGCGCGGCGTCGGCAATTGATGTGTTCAGAGAGCGTGGCCTGGGAATCTGCTTTTTTTCGAACAACCCCATCCACGACGGAAGCGAGTACGTCGAGCGATTGCGTGGACTGGGTGTCGACGCCCGTGAGGGTGAGGCCTGTTCCTCTGGCGTCGTCACCCGCGAGTACCTCAACGGGTCCCATGCGGGTGACGACGTGTTCGTCATCGGGAGTGACCCGCTCCGCAGTATGGTCACGGGGACAGAGGCACGGCTGGTCGAGGACCCCGCTGAGACCGACGTGTTGCTGGCCTCCTGGACGGATGGCTTCCACTACCACGACATGGTTGACGCGCTCCGGGCCATCGACGAGGAAACCGTCTTCCTCGGGACTGACCCGGACCGGACGTTCCCCGGTGAGGACGGCGACCCGGTCCCCGGTTCCGGGGCGATAATCAACGCCGTTGCCGGCGTCATCGAGCGGGATCCGGACCGGATACTCGGCAAGCCATCGGAGATTGCCGTTCAGGCGGCGCTGGAACGGCTGGACTGTGCCCCAACAGAGTGTGTTATTATCGGCGACCGACTGGAGACAGACATCGCGATGGGCGAGCGGAACGGCATGACGACCGTTCTCGTCCGGACCGGCGTGTCCAACGAGCGGTCACTGGAACGGAGCGCCGTAACGCCCGACTACGTCATCGACTCGCTGGGAGACATCGAAGAAGTGCTGACGTCGCTCGACGTGTGA
- a CDS encoding metal-dependent transcriptional regulator: MLSAKMEDYLKAIYRLERDGDPPIAPSTIAEMLDVTAPTVTSMVEKLADRGLVEREKYKGVQTTPEGETVALEIIRHHRLLETFLTEQLGYDWAEVHEEAEVLEHHISEEFERRVAAVLDEPEFDPHGDPIPSDSLDPIDDESATALSEHGEGGRLEVARVRDRDPDELTYLSDAGITPGTVLTIEEVAPIGMVTVQLESGSSVSLPDHIADAIQVRAPDTQGEDGVSQA, translated from the coding sequence ATGCTGAGTGCCAAGATGGAGGATTATCTGAAGGCTATCTATCGCCTTGAGCGGGACGGCGACCCGCCGATTGCTCCGTCTACTATCGCCGAGATGCTGGACGTTACGGCACCGACGGTCACCAGTATGGTCGAGAAGCTGGCTGACCGCGGGCTGGTCGAACGCGAGAAGTACAAGGGCGTGCAGACAACGCCGGAAGGCGAGACGGTGGCGCTGGAGATTATCCGCCACCACCGCCTGCTTGAGACGTTTCTCACCGAGCAGTTGGGGTACGACTGGGCCGAGGTCCACGAGGAAGCGGAGGTGCTCGAACACCACATCAGCGAGGAGTTCGAGCGACGGGTCGCGGCAGTCCTCGACGAACCGGAGTTCGACCCCCACGGGGACCCGATTCCCAGCGACTCGCTGGACCCCATCGACGACGAGTCCGCGACGGCGCTGTCAGAACACGGCGAAGGGGGGCGACTTGAAGTTGCACGGGTCCGGGACCGTGACCCCGACGAACTCACGTATCTCTCCGACGCCGGCATCACGCCGGGGACCGTGCTGACTATCGAGGAGGTTGCACCCATCGGGATGGTGACAGTCCAGCTGGAGAGCGGGTCGTCGGTGTCGCTCCCGGACCACATCGCCGATGCGATTCAGGTCCGCGCACCGGATACGCAGGGCGAAGACGGAGTGAGCCAGGCGTGA
- a CDS encoding zinc ribbon domain-containing protein, translating to MPSDTHSTDDRGCPKCGHTGTDVGSISTTGGGLSKMFDIQTNQFQVVTCTNCGYSELYRDTGSGGSDLADIFLG from the coding sequence ATGCCCTCCGACACACATTCCACTGATGACCGCGGCTGTCCGAAGTGTGGTCACACCGGCACTGACGTGGGTAGCATCTCGACCACGGGCGGCGGCCTCTCGAAGATGTTCGATATTCAGACCAACCAGTTTCAGGTCGTCACGTGTACAAACTGCGGCTACTCGGAGCTGTACCGTGACACCGGGTCTGGCGGGAGCGACCTGGCAGACATCTTCCTCGGCTAA
- a CDS encoding TMEM165/GDT1 family protein gives MSDATWLTVVAIAAGAQLAVLPGEKVQFIIAGLSTRFNPLLVVSAAGTAFAGWTALEIWFGSAITSLLPGIVLESLTAGMFLLFAILLLRSAPAAGAEQQEPASGFTTDGGQLDVRVPVVDWQVPNKLGGFLPIFAMMAFGEFGDKTQLITITLAAQYSAHASAIWTGEMLAIIPVSLANALFFHRFAHRFNLRKAHFVGAGLFLFFAADFALSVTMGVSLWETMVSSIAAQVGA, from the coding sequence GTGAGCGACGCGACGTGGCTGACAGTGGTCGCGATAGCGGCCGGTGCGCAGTTGGCGGTCCTCCCCGGAGAGAAAGTCCAGTTCATCATCGCCGGCCTGTCGACGCGGTTCAACCCCCTCCTCGTCGTCAGCGCGGCGGGGACGGCCTTCGCTGGCTGGACGGCGCTGGAGATATGGTTTGGCTCCGCAATCACGTCGCTATTGCCCGGCATCGTCCTCGAAAGCCTCACCGCCGGGATGTTCCTGCTGTTCGCGATACTACTGCTCCGCAGTGCCCCGGCAGCCGGCGCAGAGCAACAGGAGCCTGCGTCCGGCTTCACCACTGACGGCGGACAGCTAGACGTTCGCGTTCCCGTCGTCGACTGGCAAGTACCGAACAAGCTCGGCGGCTTCCTCCCAATCTTTGCGATGATGGCCTTCGGCGAGTTCGGCGACAAGACTCAGCTCATTACAATCACGCTCGCCGCCCAGTACAGCGCCCACGCCAGCGCTATCTGGACCGGTGAGATGCTCGCCATCATTCCGGTGAGCCTCGCCAATGCGCTGTTTTTCCACCGGTTCGCCCATCGGTTCAACCTGCGGAAAGCTCACTTCGTCGGCGCAGGGCTGTTCCTGTTTTTCGCCGCGGACTTCGCCCTGAGCGTGACGATGGGGGTCTCGCTGTGGGAAACGATGGTCTCATCCATCGCGGCGCAGGTGGGCGCCTGA
- a CDS encoding metal ABC transporter substrate-binding protein, with protein sequence METNQPCDDKSCRVTRRQALSAGAGVLASGFAGCLTGGGTEAATNSSDSASGADGPVAVASFFSFYDFARKVARGTPITVKNLIPTGLHGHGWEPDAGITRDIIDADAFIHVGPDFQPWADRAIQTLEDDNVDTELINVREGIELESLAASLDRDEEGVGQNRASDPHFWLDPQRAKQSVNNITEGLVALAPDAEDTLRDNAETYNADVLDRIDADYADIFDRADRNVVQLAAHNAFQYIGSRYGVEMRPLVVNLAASGDVKPSDITEAKAVIEDNDIRYIGAGVFETRKPAKQLLAETPVEAYYPVTPYAGVREEWVENGWGYEEIAYQINMPTFEVVLGNTAPADAGPDGWSEKWRNFE encoded by the coding sequence ATGGAAACTAACCAACCCTGTGACGATAAGTCGTGTAGGGTCACCCGCAGGCAGGCACTCAGTGCCGGGGCGGGGGTCCTTGCGTCCGGCTTTGCCGGCTGTCTGACCGGCGGCGGGACGGAAGCGGCAACGAATAGCAGCGACAGCGCCAGTGGTGCGGACGGACCGGTCGCGGTTGCGTCGTTTTTCAGTTTCTATGACTTTGCTCGAAAGGTCGCCCGCGGGACGCCGATAACGGTCAAGAACCTCATCCCGACCGGACTGCACGGCCACGGCTGGGAACCGGACGCTGGGATCACGCGAGATATCATCGACGCGGACGCGTTCATTCACGTCGGCCCGGACTTCCAGCCATGGGCCGACCGCGCGATTCAGACCCTCGAAGACGACAACGTCGATACCGAACTCATCAACGTCCGTGAGGGTATCGAACTCGAATCGCTCGCGGCGAGTCTCGACCGCGACGAAGAGGGTGTCGGACAGAACAGAGCCAGCGACCCCCACTTCTGGCTTGACCCGCAACGCGCGAAACAGTCGGTCAACAATATTACCGAGGGGCTGGTCGCGCTCGCACCGGACGCCGAAGATACGCTCCGGGACAACGCCGAGACGTACAACGCGGACGTTCTCGACCGCATCGACGCGGACTACGCCGATATTTTCGACCGGGCCGACAGGAACGTGGTCCAGCTCGCGGCGCACAACGCCTTCCAGTACATCGGCTCGCGTTACGGCGTCGAGATGCGCCCGCTCGTGGTCAACCTCGCTGCCAGCGGTGACGTGAAGCCCTCGGACATCACCGAAGCGAAAGCGGTCATCGAGGACAATGACATCCGGTACATCGGGGCCGGTGTCTTCGAGACGCGCAAGCCTGCAAAGCAGCTCCTCGCCGAGACACCGGTCGAAGCCTACTACCCCGTGACGCCGTATGCTGGCGTCCGTGAGGAGTGGGTCGAAAACGGCTGGGGGTACGAGGAAATCGCCTACCAAATAAATATGCCGACGTTCGAGGTCGTTCTGGGCAACACGGCACCTGCAGACGCGGGCCCCGACGGCTGGAGCGAGAAGTGGCGGAACTTCGAATAA